In the Flagellimonas sp. HMM57 genome, one interval contains:
- a CDS encoding phytase, whose amino-acid sequence MKNKYIYLILILVLAACNQSKLPAITPDIITQNTLNDTDDPAIWINPEDASKSIVFGTDKETNGAIYAFDLDGKIIEDKTIRNIQRPNNVDVEYGFQLNDSVSVDILVFTEREKQQIRLFSVPDMEPLDDGGFPVFEDESAYDQKLPMGIGLYKSSMDSLIYAIVGRKTGPSENYLYQYKFTADSTGVQSNLVRKFGKFSGQKEIEAIAVDDESGFVYYSDEGICIRKYYAEPSKGNEEISCFGAEHFLEDIEGIAIAVYPNGEGYIIVSNQQQGEFNIFSRKENEFVKAVNLGTHETDGCEVVTVPLNDTFKNGLFVAMNDEKNFYFYDLGKLMEK is encoded by the coding sequence ATGAAAAACAAATATATATATCTCATATTAATTTTGGTTTTGGCAGCATGTAACCAAAGCAAACTACCGGCAATAACACCAGATATAATTACCCAAAACACACTTAATGACACGGATGACCCAGCAATTTGGATAAATCCAGAGGATGCCTCAAAAAGTATTGTTTTTGGAACCGATAAAGAAACCAATGGTGCTATTTATGCTTTTGATTTGGATGGAAAAATCATAGAGGATAAAACGATCAGAAATATTCAACGACCCAACAATGTGGATGTTGAGTATGGTTTTCAATTAAATGATTCTGTTTCGGTCGATATTTTAGTCTTTACAGAACGTGAAAAGCAGCAAATCAGACTTTTTTCCGTGCCTGATATGGAACCTTTGGATGATGGAGGCTTTCCTGTTTTTGAAGATGAAAGCGCATATGACCAAAAACTTCCTATGGGAATTGGACTCTACAAATCTTCAATGGATAGTCTCATTTATGCCATTGTGGGTAGGAAGACAGGTCCAAGTGAAAATTATTTATACCAATATAAGTTTACCGCGGATAGTACAGGAGTACAATCCAATTTAGTAAGAAAGTTTGGTAAGTTTAGCGGTCAAAAGGAAATCGAGGCCATTGCGGTGGATGATGAAAGCGGGTTTGTATATTATTCTGATGAAGGCATTTGTATCCGAAAATATTACGCAGAACCATCAAAAGGCAATGAAGAAATATCATGTTTTGGTGCTGAGCATTTTTTAGAGGATATCGAAGGTATTGCCATTGCTGTCTATCCTAATGGGGAGGGCTATATTATTGTCTCTAACCAACAACAAGGCGAGTTCAATATTTTTTCAAGAAAAGAAAATGAATTCGTTAAAGCCGTAAATCTGGGTACTCATGAAACTGATGGTTGCGAAGTCGTTACTGTTCCTTTAAACGATACGTTTAAAAATGGTCTTTTCGTGGCAATGAACGATGAAAAGAACTTTTACTTTTATGACCTCGGCAAATTAATGGAAAAGTAG